Proteins co-encoded in one Actinomadura luteofluorescens genomic window:
- a CDS encoding sensor histidine kinase: MSVVVAVAAALVVTWVPALLWGRRHRRRGDLGGPERRATFETLHTASRAAPAFRAGLTEQGAQKAARHLRALLGCEALAITDGERLLAWDGEHDHHAVDGPRHAEVTRGNGRTQVHDVECDRLDCPIRRVVVVPLATDDRVVGTLAAYGEDVPAGLIRAAEEVAQWVDAQLELAELDHSRTLLMEAEMRALRAQISPHFVYNSLTTIASFVRSDPERARELLLEFAGFTRYSFRRHGDFTTLAEELRSIDQYLLLQRARFGEELRVTLRIAPEVLPVAVPFLCLQPLVENAVRHGLQDRSEPGSITIIAEDAGADCVISVEDDGIGMDPEDVRRLLSGERPEPSADDAAGIGLANVDARLRQVYGDEYGLAVETGPGAGTKATVRVPKYRPGVTAS, from the coding sequence ATGAGTGTGGTCGTCGCCGTGGCCGCGGCGCTGGTGGTGACCTGGGTGCCGGCGTTGCTGTGGGGGCGGCGGCATCGGCGGCGGGGGGATCTCGGGGGGCCGGAGCGGCGGGCGACCTTCGAGACGCTGCACACCGCGTCGCGGGCGGCGCCGGCGTTTCGGGCGGGGTTGACCGAGCAGGGGGCGCAGAAGGCGGCCCGGCATCTGCGGGCGCTGCTCGGGTGCGAGGCGCTCGCCATCACCGACGGGGAGCGGCTGCTGGCCTGGGACGGCGAGCACGACCATCATGCGGTGGACGGGCCGAGGCATGCCGAGGTCACGCGCGGAAACGGGCGGACGCAGGTGCACGACGTGGAGTGCGACCGGCTGGACTGCCCGATCCGCCGGGTCGTGGTCGTGCCGCTCGCCACTGACGACCGGGTGGTCGGGACCCTGGCCGCGTACGGGGAGGACGTTCCCGCCGGGCTGATCCGCGCCGCCGAGGAGGTCGCGCAGTGGGTGGACGCCCAGCTCGAACTCGCGGAGCTGGACCACTCGCGGACGCTGCTGATGGAGGCGGAGATGCGGGCGCTGCGGGCGCAGATCTCGCCGCACTTCGTCTACAACTCGCTGACGACCATCGCCTCGTTCGTCCGGTCCGATCCGGAGCGGGCGCGGGAGCTGCTGCTGGAGTTCGCCGGGTTCACGCGGTACTCGTTCCGGCGGCACGGCGACTTCACGACGCTGGCGGAGGAGCTGCGGTCGATCGACCAGTACCTGCTGCTCCAGCGGGCCCGGTTCGGTGAGGAGCTGCGGGTGACGCTGCGGATCGCGCCCGAGGTGCTGCCGGTGGCGGTCCCGTTCCTCTGCTTGCAGCCGCTCGTGGAGAACGCCGTCCGGCACGGGCTCCAGGACCGGTCCGAGCCCGGGTCGATCACGATCATCGCGGAGGACGCGGGGGCCGACTGCGTGATCAGTGTGGAGGACGACGGGATCGGCATGGACCCCGAGGACGTCCGCCGCCTGCTGTCGGGGGAGCGGCCCGAGCCGTCCGCCGACGACGCGGCCGGGATCGGGCTCGCCAACGTCGACGCGCGGCTCCGGCAGGTGTACGGGGACGAGTACGGCCTCGCGGTGGAGACGGGGCCGGGAGCCGGGACGAAGGCCACGGTGCGGGTGCCGAAGTACCGGCCGGGCGTCACCGCCTCTTGA
- a CDS encoding alpha/beta hydrolase, which produces MKIRFVGTRISRVLVGTALVVSGAGCAASSGGHAVAAAGRSDAAGGRGTVVSVTPVVHMSRAQVRAYLGGEGLASRPRGGVSGFKVLYRTVSATGRPTVASGVVVLPSGATGALRAVSFTHGTHAGRSTAGSVAADGQSRIAAVYYAAAGYAGVAPDYLGLGEGPGAHPYLDAASEASASLDMLRAARAVATRQGRGLERGVLVTGFSQGGQAAMALGRQLQSGTDPYLRLGALAPVSGTYDLRRAQLPASLRAQSSLDSRVSAFNLAYATVAWNRFHHLYKTPSEVFQAPYDTTAERLFDGSHDESDIFPQLPASPEELLTPRYLNWLKHPSGALLRAIRAADGTCDWAPDVPVRLYGASGDEQVTFDNTRNCVRTLRAHGTRPQVVDYGTGAGTDHFATLHRALPDTLHWFQTRT; this is translated from the coding sequence ATGAAGATTCGCTTTGTGGGCACCCGCATTTCGCGGGTTCTGGTCGGTACCGCGCTGGTCGTGTCGGGGGCGGGTTGCGCCGCGTCGTCCGGAGGGCATGCCGTGGCCGCCGCCGGACGGTCGGACGCCGCCGGCGGGCGGGGGACGGTGGTGTCGGTGACGCCGGTGGTTCACATGTCGCGGGCGCAGGTTCGCGCCTACCTGGGCGGTGAGGGGCTGGCGTCGCGGCCGCGCGGTGGGGTGAGCGGCTTCAAGGTCCTCTACCGCACCGTCTCCGCGACCGGCCGGCCGACCGTCGCCAGCGGGGTCGTCGTCCTGCCCAGCGGCGCCACTGGGGCGTTGCGGGCCGTCAGCTTCACCCATGGGACCCACGCCGGACGCAGTACCGCCGGTTCGGTCGCCGCGGACGGGCAGAGCAGGATCGCGGCGGTCTACTACGCCGCCGCCGGATACGCAGGGGTCGCCCCCGACTACCTCGGACTCGGTGAGGGGCCTGGAGCGCATCCCTACCTGGACGCCGCCTCGGAAGCGTCCGCGTCGCTGGACATGCTCCGCGCCGCCCGCGCCGTCGCCACCCGGCAGGGCAGAGGTCTGGAGCGGGGGGTGCTGGTGACCGGCTTCTCGCAGGGCGGTCAGGCCGCCATGGCGCTGGGACGCCAACTGCAGAGCGGGACCGACCCCTACCTGCGGCTGGGCGCGCTGGCCCCGGTCAGCGGGACGTATGACCTGCGGCGCGCCCAGCTCCCGGCGTCACTGCGCGCCCAGAGCTCGCTGGACTCGCGGGTGTCGGCGTTCAACCTCGCCTACGCCACGGTGGCCTGGAACCGGTTCCACCATCTCTACAAGACGCCCTCGGAGGTCTTCCAGGCGCCTTATGACACCACCGCGGAACGGCTCTTCGACGGCAGCCACGATGAGTCGGACATCTTCCCGCAGCTACCCGCGAGCCCCGAGGAACTGCTGACCCCGCGCTACCTGAACTGGCTCAAGCATCCTTCCGGCGCGCTCCTGCGGGCGATCCGCGCGGCGGACGGCACCTGCGACTGGGCACCCGACGTCCCGGTCCGGTTGTACGGCGCGTCCGGCGACGAGCAGGTCACTTTCGACAACACGCGCAACTGCGTTCGCACTCTGCGCGCCCACGGAACCCGCCCGCAGGTGGTCGACTACGGCACCGGCGCCGGCACCGACCACTTCGCCACCCTCCACCGCGCACTGCCCGACACGCTCCACTGGTTCCAGACCCGCACATGA
- a CDS encoding 2'-5' RNA ligase family protein — protein MPERMTDHWWWLPGMRPGRRMLLWHLLPHGQEEVLDLVRRYQDRLAGVDGLDLVPAEWLHMTTQIVGFEDEIPSGRVEALVAGAGRRLAALAPIEVEVGRLWVHSEGVALGIRPERGLDPVRRAMRQAAAETVGVHSLDGDPGWTPHVSVAYSNADGPAAPIVKALDRAPGSVPLRVGAAHLVAQVRDGHLYRWEPLAEVALG, from the coding sequence ATGCCCGAGCGGATGACTGATCACTGGTGGTGGCTGCCGGGGATGCGGCCCGGGCGGCGGATGTTGCTCTGGCACCTCCTGCCCCACGGGCAGGAGGAGGTGTTGGACCTGGTCCGTCGTTACCAGGACAGGCTTGCCGGGGTGGACGGGCTGGACCTCGTTCCTGCCGAGTGGCTGCACATGACCACCCAGATCGTCGGGTTCGAGGACGAGATCCCAAGCGGGCGGGTCGAGGCGCTCGTCGCGGGTGCCGGACGCCGGCTGGCGGCCCTCGCGCCGATCGAGGTGGAGGTCGGGCGGTTGTGGGTGCACAGCGAAGGGGTGGCGCTCGGCATCCGTCCGGAGCGCGGGCTCGATCCGGTGCGGCGGGCGATGCGCCAGGCCGCGGCAGAGACCGTGGGAGTGCACTCGCTCGACGGTGACCCAGGTTGGACGCCGCACGTCTCCGTCGCCTACAGCAATGCCGACGGGCCGGCCGCGCCCATCGTCAAGGCTCTCGATCGGGCTCCCGGGTCGGTACCTCTGCGCGTCGGCGCCGCGCACCTGGTCGCGCAGGTGAGGGACGGACACCTCTACCGGTGGGAACCCCTCGCGGAGGTCGCGTTGGGCTGA
- a CDS encoding acyl-CoA dehydrogenase family protein: MDLSLTEDQELIAATARELLESKAATAGARALDGDPAGYSAPLWKEMVELGWTGLAFPEEHGGVGGDFLDVCLLFEQLGYAQVPSPLLASVACCGMPVARFGTSAQKERWLNAISDGQIVTAAPLPWDRPGEGPVASRSDSGYVLDGTATFVPFAASAEHILLVARLDGEPHAFWVDAADVTLKPLGTVGHDRPCHAELDGLWVPGDAALGPDAAAAISLFGAAATCAEMVGAAQRVLDMTVQYATEREQFGRAVGSFQAVQHHCANMAIDVLGSRFTAYEAIWLLSVNREAAQQVSMAKAWVSEAYERVCALGHQVHGAIGFTQEHDLHLFSEHALSASLAFGDADLHLDTLADTLDLP, from the coding sequence ATGGACCTGAGCCTCACCGAGGACCAGGAGCTGATCGCCGCCACGGCCCGCGAACTCCTGGAGTCCAAGGCCGCGACGGCGGGGGCGCGGGCCCTCGACGGCGACCCGGCCGGCTACTCGGCGCCGCTCTGGAAGGAGATGGTCGAGCTCGGCTGGACGGGCCTGGCCTTCCCCGAAGAGCACGGCGGCGTGGGCGGCGACTTCCTGGACGTCTGCCTGCTCTTCGAGCAACTGGGGTACGCGCAGGTCCCGAGCCCGCTGCTGGCCTCCGTCGCGTGCTGCGGCATGCCGGTCGCGCGGTTCGGGACGTCCGCCCAGAAGGAGCGCTGGCTGAACGCCATCTCGGACGGCCAGATCGTGACCGCCGCGCCGCTCCCCTGGGACCGCCCCGGCGAGGGCCCGGTCGCGTCACGCTCCGACTCCGGCTACGTCCTGGACGGCACGGCGACCTTCGTCCCGTTCGCCGCGTCCGCCGAGCACATCTTGCTGGTGGCGCGTCTGGACGGCGAACCGCACGCCTTCTGGGTGGACGCCGCCGACGTCACCCTGAAGCCGTTGGGGACGGTCGGCCACGACCGTCCCTGCCACGCCGAACTGGACGGCCTCTGGGTCCCCGGCGACGCCGCCCTGGGCCCGGACGCCGCCGCCGCGATCTCGCTCTTCGGCGCAGCCGCCACCTGCGCGGAAATGGTCGGCGCGGCCCAACGCGTCCTCGACATGACCGTCCAGTACGCCACGGAACGCGAGCAGTTCGGCCGCGCGGTCGGCTCGTTCCAGGCCGTCCAGCACCACTGCGCGAACATGGCCATCGACGTCCTGGGCTCCCGCTTCACCGCCTACGAGGCGATCTGGCTCCTGTCGGTGAACCGGGAAGCCGCCCAACAGGTCTCCATGGCCAAGGCCTGGGTGAGCGAGGCCTACGAACGCGTATGCGCCCTAGGCCACCAGGTGCACGGCGCCATCGGCTTCACCCAGGAACACGACCTGCACCTGTTCTCGGAACACGCACTGTCGGCGTCCCTGGCCTTCGGTGACGCCGACCTTCACCTCGACACCCTGGCCGACACCCTCGACCTTCCCTGA
- a CDS encoding VOC family protein — MQIYRIDHVAQVTPDLDTQVALLEGLFGFRRVRGWDNPAEGVRGARLEIPGSRGQAWEVLAPAGDGSTLQTWLDEHKGRPGLHHVGAEVPDLEAVRAELEVRGIKPTDWAWGRWLEASLSPPEHGPGVLWRLRGPGGLDMCGDTAASTAGTSEPDGPSLGVVALDHICQAFHDRDVLARWYHDLAGFVQVWRTADEEHPDMADLVLNIPGSTICWEVIMPRGEDSFIDRFLERGGPGAHHVTFEVADWDAALAACDHHDVPTFDDEEGVTDGAAWKHTFVHPKHTGGILVQLFWEERPGVWVRSDKVPPPWT, encoded by the coding sequence GTGCAGATCTACCGCATCGATCACGTCGCGCAGGTGACCCCCGACCTCGACACGCAGGTCGCCCTGCTGGAGGGGCTGTTCGGGTTCCGGCGCGTCCGGGGCTGGGACAACCCGGCCGAGGGCGTGCGCGGCGCCCGGCTGGAGATCCCGGGAAGCCGCGGGCAGGCGTGGGAGGTGCTCGCGCCCGCCGGCGACGGCTCGACGTTGCAGACGTGGCTGGACGAGCACAAGGGCCGCCCCGGCCTGCACCACGTCGGCGCCGAGGTACCCGACCTGGAGGCCGTCCGCGCGGAACTCGAGGTGCGCGGCATCAAACCCACCGACTGGGCGTGGGGACGCTGGCTGGAGGCGTCGCTGAGCCCGCCCGAGCACGGTCCCGGCGTCCTGTGGCGGCTGCGCGGGCCGGGCGGCCTGGACATGTGCGGCGACACCGCCGCCTCCACCGCCGGGACGTCCGAGCCGGACGGCCCGTCGCTCGGCGTCGTGGCGCTCGACCACATCTGCCAGGCGTTCCACGACCGGGACGTCCTCGCCCGCTGGTACCACGACCTCGCCGGGTTCGTGCAGGTCTGGCGGACGGCGGACGAGGAGCATCCCGACATGGCCGACCTCGTCCTGAACATCCCCGGCTCCACGATCTGCTGGGAAGTGATCATGCCGCGGGGGGAGGACTCGTTCATCGACCGCTTCCTGGAGCGCGGCGGCCCCGGCGCCCACCACGTCACCTTCGAGGTGGCCGACTGGGACGCGGCCCTGGCGGCCTGCGACCACCACGACGTCCCCACCTTCGACGACGAGGAGGGCGTCACCGACGGCGCCGCCTGGAAGCACACGTTCGTCCACCCGAAGCACACCGGCGGCATCCTCGTCCAGCTGTTCTGGGAGGAGCGGCCGGGCGTGTGGGTCCGCTCGGACAAGGTGCCGCCGCCATGGACCTGA
- a CDS encoding enoyl-CoA hydratase/isomerase family protein — protein sequence MPDENGYETVDLRIEERVAWLTLNRPDKLNALTPTTMTELRDIFTRVDDDEDVCVVVLRGAGERAFCAGMDLSWSEKLTPRERIEQGRLGEKTFAMMERLSVPVIAAVHGYAVGGGLELALAADFIIASDNAKMGLVEITLSARPPYRPKMTEDGDPDQPEFGGSAPGWGGVKRLPERIGKARAKELLFTGARIGAERALRLGLVNDVYPAEEFDKRIGELAERIAAMNRYNLRLVKELVTYGYDWIEPHPS from the coding sequence ATGCCCGACGAGAACGGTTACGAGACGGTCGACCTGCGGATCGAGGAGCGGGTCGCCTGGCTGACGCTGAACCGGCCGGACAAGCTCAACGCGCTGACGCCCACCACGATGACGGAGCTGCGCGACATCTTCACCCGCGTGGACGACGACGAGGACGTCTGCGTCGTGGTGCTGCGCGGCGCGGGCGAGCGCGCGTTCTGCGCCGGCATGGACCTGTCCTGGTCGGAGAAGCTCACCCCGCGCGAGCGGATCGAGCAGGGCCGGCTCGGCGAGAAGACGTTCGCGATGATGGAGCGGCTGTCGGTCCCGGTGATCGCCGCGGTGCACGGCTACGCGGTCGGCGGCGGGCTGGAGCTGGCGCTCGCGGCGGACTTCATCATCGCCTCCGACAACGCCAAGATGGGGCTCGTCGAGATCACGCTGTCGGCGCGGCCCCCGTACCGCCCGAAGATGACCGAGGACGGCGACCCCGACCAGCCCGAGTTCGGCGGGTCGGCCCCCGGCTGGGGCGGCGTGAAGCGGCTGCCGGAACGGATCGGCAAGGCACGCGCCAAGGAGCTGCTGTTCACCGGCGCCCGCATCGGCGCCGAGCGGGCGCTGCGGCTCGGCCTGGTCAACGACGTGTATCCGGCGGAGGAGTTCGACAAGCGGATCGGCGAGCTGGCCGAGCGGATCGCGGCGATGAACCGCTACAACCTGCGGCTCGTCAAGGAACTCGTCACCTACGGCTACGACTGGATCGAGCCCCACCCGAGCTAG